A region of the Leptospiraceae bacterium genome:
TTACCTTTTATCAATTTGGTTTATTTAGGATTCTCTTACCGAATTCCAATGAGCCAATTGCATAAAATTCCAGCGAATCTTTCCTTAGGGTCTAATCTTATTTTACTCCTACCATTTTTGATTGCCATTGGACTCATTCGAGTAAAAAAATACGGATGGTATGCGTTTTTAATTTATGCGTGCATCGTTATTATTCAAAATATTTACTCTATCACACAAATTTTCAATTTACAAAATTTAACCACCTTCTTTAGAACTTTTTTCTGGATTGCCATTGCGATTTATTTTTCAAAGAAAGATTTATCTGCGCCTTACTTTAAAATGTATCCTCGAGGTTGGAGAGGAGAAAAGCGAAAGCCTGTAGAAATAAAAATCAAGATTACAGAAAAAGAATATTTAACAGCAGATTTAAGCTTGAGCGGATTATTTGTATTTTACCCTAATTGCCCTTACATCTTAAACGAAGAAATTGAAATTGAATTAACCTTTAATAACTCCTCCCTCAAAATTTTATCAGGGATCGTAAGAATAGACGAAAACGGAATTGGAATTGCGTTTAGAAATTTGAATAAAGAAAATAGAGCCTTCCTAAAAGAATTTTTAATTTGAACTATCATAAATAAAAATCAATTCCAGTTTGATTGCAGAAAACCTGTTTTCGGAAATTGACTATTTAACGAGCAGTCTTTTTAAGGATTCTTGTCGCAAAGAACACGAAGAAAAAATCAAAATTTCTTAGGAAATTTCAACTCGTGAGCTGGGGCTTTAAAAAAGGAAAATTTTACCCCGTTTCGTTCAAAACATCTCTTTATGAGAGATAGGCAATCCTTTTTGCTATACCAATTGCCAAAAGTAAATTCCGATTTAATTCTAGATAACTCTCTTTTGGCAATTGGGAATACCCCTTTTGCGAAAATAGCGGAACTTATTTATTGATGTGGTATTTAAGCTTTTAATTTGTGAGAATAGAATGGGAGACAGTTTTGGGAAAAGTTGAATGCAAATTAGGCGATAGCCGCTAGAAGGAAAAAGTTCATAATTCAAAACAGCAAACTCACTCTGCGTCACCGTAGCAGAAAATCCCGTTCCACGCAAAACAAAAATAGATTGTTTTTTCTTCTCAGATACAAATGATATGAATTATGAATCCAATCCTTGTTCAGACTATTTCAGATTATTTTAGAGATAAAAAAATAAACAAGGCATATCTCTTTGGTTCATTCGCAAAAGGATTAGAAAAGGATACAAGCGACATAGATATATTAGTCGAACTAAGTGAATCTATTGGCTTTATGAAACTTATACAATACAAATTGGATTTAGAAGATCAGTTACATAGGAAATTTGATTTAGTAACGCCTGCATCCATTTCTCCGCTCATATTTCCGTTAATTCAAAAAGATTGGAAGCTCATTTATGAACGAAAATGATAGGATATGACTACAACATATTTTAGAAGCAATGGAAGACATTGAATCATTTGTAACAACCATTAACAGAGAAGAATTTCTACGGAATAGGTTAGTTCATAGCGCAGTAGTAAGACAGTTCGAAATTATAGGCGAAGCGGCAGGCTCTCTTTCAGAAGAAACGCAGAAGCAATACAATCATGTTCCATGGAGGATAATGAAGAATTTCCGCAATGTTTTAATTCATCAATACTTTGGAGTCGATTATAATGAAGTTTATACAGTAATCGAAAGTGAATTGCCATCGTTGAAAAGCGATATTCAGTGGATACTAAGCAATAGCTGACTTTATTGTCAGAGAAGGAATACTATAATGAAAGAAGAAACCTTTTTAGACGAAGACGTTCTAGTTCACAAAGCAGTGAATGCATTAATAAAATCTCTGGGACTAGTTGAGACTAAGCGCTTTTTATCTCTAAACAGTAATCGTAAAAGGATCGAATCTTTTAAAAGACACAAACAGTGGCAATCTAATCTTAACCGCTAAAAATTTTTGAAGGAAGTTTTTGCTTCTTAGATAAGAAAAGAAGAAGACTCTTTATATCTTCTTCTTTCTAATGAATTAAGTCTATTGCTCTGTTTCAGCCAATGCTACAATTGCTTGCGCCCATTTTACATATTTTAGATTTGCTAAATTTTACCCCGTCTCGTTCAAAACATCTCTTTATAATAGAAAGACAATCCGTTTTTACTGTAAGTTAAACTTTGATGGATAGAATAGGAGAAATTTAAGGGAGAACTTGAGTGCAAATTAGACGATAGCCGCTAGAAATAAAAGTATGGATTCTCTAAGATCAAATTTCAGAAGCGAATAAGGGTTAAATAATTGCTGTTGACCGAAAACTCTATATCTTAAATATAAGTAATTATAAGTTAGTTCACTAACAAGGTTCTAAAAATGAAGATTTCCGATTTAATTTCCAAGAAATTGAATATGCTCGGGACTCTCTTTGCTTTCACTGTCATTTCCATTATTCCTTTTTTACTACTGGTTTATTTTCACTCTTATTTCTATCGCATTTTCGATATTCAATCTTATTTAATCGTTCATAATTTAATTGAATTCTTTAGTGCAATTGTTTCATTTTCTATCTTCGGAATCGGTTGGTATTCTTATGATCAATCCAAAAATCAGCATTCCCTTTTTTTGAGTGTCTCATTTTTAACAATAGGAATGATAGATTTAATGCATACGCTTGGATACTTAGGAATGCCAAACTTAATCACTCCGAATTCTGAAAACAAATCATCTCAGTTTTGGATTGTGGCGAGATTTTTATCGGCGGTTAGCTTCCTGTTAAGTGCTTATATTTATAGGTACAGAAATATTTCCTTTCTCTCAAGAAAAAACCTGATGGTGTTTTCAATTATTTTCTCTTTTCTTGTTTTCATAACTGTAACCTTTTTCCAAGATGAACTGCCTGCTACTTTTATTAAAGGAATAGGACTAACATCGGTTAAAAAAAATTCCGAATACCTAATTATTTTTCTCTATATTTTGGCGACTATCGTTTATATAAAAAGAATTTGGAAAACAAATGATCTTTCTATTTTCTTCTTTCCTTTTGCATTTATTCTATGCATTATTAGAGAATTTATTTTTACCACTTACGAAAGTGTATTCGATACCTATAATTTATTAGGTCACCTATACAAGATTATTTGCACTTACATTATTTATAGAGCTGTGTTTGTGTCTTCCGTTTACGTGCCTTATAATGAACTGAAAAATGAAGTTTCCGAGCATCTCCTATCAAAGGAAAAAATAACAAAATCGTTGAAAGAAAAGGAAACCCTCATTCGTGAACTTTACCATCGCACCAAAAACACACTTCATTTCATTCAAAGTCTCATCCATTTACAAGCACATGAATTCAATTCGAACAATGAAATCAAAGTATTAGTGAAAAAAACTGACAAAAGAATTCAATCAGTAGCCCTTGTGCAAGAAATGTTATATAAATCGAAAGATTTGTCTAACATCAATAGCAGAGAATATATTGAGGAGCTGACAGGAATGATTTTGAAAGGATACCATCTTGAAAATGACAAAGTAATTTTGCAATTGGAACTGGACGATCAAAACATCTTGCTAGATACCGCGATTCCATTTGGGCTGATCATAAATGAATTGATGACCAATACCTTGAATTATGCATTTCCTAAAGATCAGAAAGGCGTTATCTCCCTTCACCTAAAAAATCAAGATGGGATAATTAATTTTATCTATTCTGATAATGGAATTGGTCTCCCTGAGGCTTTCGATTTTAGAAATCAATCAAGTCTTGGCGCGAAACTGATTCATATATTAGGCGAAGATCAGATGAAAGGAAATATTTTGATAGAATCTATTCAAGGATTTTCTTTTCAATTAAACTTTCCCCTAAATTTATATCATGCAAGAGTGTAGCTTATGAATAATCCAACGAAAATTCTGATTGTTGAAGATGAAGTAATTAACGCGATGTTTATTAAACTTCAACTTGTGAAAAATGAATTTCAAGTTTGCAATTGTGTTACGACTGGCGAGGAGGCAATCGAATCATCCATTTCAGATATGCCTGATGTGATCTTAATGGACATTGGGCTTGCGAGTGATATGGATGGGGTAACAGCGGCGGAGCACATCCAATCAAAACAGGATATCCCAATTATTTTTCTCTCTGCTTTCAAAACAGAAGCAATTCAAGAACGTACCTCACAAATAAAGCCTGGTATATTTTTGGATAAACCTGTAGATATAAGTAAGCTTATAACAGTGTTAAAGTTATTGAAATAAATGATCCCAATCCCTAAACATTGAAAGGTTGAAAAGGCACTTACACAAATTCTATTGCTGAACACAAATCAAATGATGAGAGTTATTACAAGTCTGACTGGTATTGTTCCATAAAACACCTGTGCCCGTATTATCGGGATTTGCGATTAATCCTGAATCTCCCCCTGCAGATGAGGTCCATTCCAGACACTTGAGCCCTGGAGGAGCAAAGCCAATTTCTAATGATACCCATTCAATAGAAATATAGGTCCAAGAAAAGCCACCAGCAGTCGAGAATGCATTAGTCAATGGCAATGTAAAGATACGATTCGCAGTTGTTGTCCCAATAAATGCATTATCCCCTGCTCGAAAATATTGTGTATTTGCCGTAAAAACCCAATCTGTCCCATCGCCTCCGTTTGTTGGAGAGCTAAATTTTACCCCGTTTCGTTCAAAACATCTCATTATGAGAGAAAGGCAATCCTTTTAGCTTTTAATTTGTGAGAATAGAATGGGAGACAGTTTTGGGAGAAGTTGGATGCAAATTAGGCGATAGCCGCTAGAAAGAAAATAATCTATGATAGAAAGATGCCCTTATAGAATAAGTTAAGGGCAAATAATTATTAGTCGTATAAGAAATAAAAAAAATTCCAAGTAAAAAAACAATTGACATTTACACGTATTCTCTAATAGTAAATATACGTGTAAGAGGCTTGATTATGACTACGAAATTAACTTTATCTATTGAGAAAGATATTATCGAGAATGCTAAAATTTATGCAGAAAGGCATAGCAAAAGTCTATCTCGCTTAATTCAAGATTACTTGGAAAGCATTTCGAAAACTGATAGAGACGAGATCTCACGCTCTATTCCCCCTATAACAAAAGAACTAGCTGGAATTTTAAAGGGCAAAAAACAAATCAATTTCAGGGAAGATATTACATCTTATTTGGAAAAGAAATATAAGTGAAGCCAAAAGTTTATTTAGATACAGACATTTTAATGGACTATCTCTACGCAAGAGAACCGTTCTTTAAAGATTCCGTTGAAATTATATCGCTTATTGAATCCGGGAAAATCAAAGGTTATATATCTTCCTTGATCATTTGGAATTTATATTATCTATTAACAAAAGCCCTGGGCGAAAAATCAGGACGAGATAAAATTAAAAAATTTCGATCGCTTATAGATATAATTGCAATTGATGGAAAGATCATTGACATGGGTTTGAATTCCAAGATGAAAGACTTTGAAGATGCAATTCAATATTACGCCGCTAAATCCGAAGGAGTAAAGTATCTTGTAACTCGAAATAAAAAAGATTATCTCTCCCAAGGGTTAACAGTTCTTACCCCCAAAGAATTGTTACATACTCTTAAAGAGATTTTATAACAAACCTCAAAATGACTAAGAAAACTATTTGTGTATTTATAATAATAATCTTTTTACAATCTTGTTTTATGTCTGAAGGATTAGTAAAAATAGGAAAAATCACTTTATTTCCTATAGACGAGATTTCGAAAGTGAAAAAAAAGGACTCCCAGAAAAGAGTTTGCGAAGTTACAGATCCTGAATTATTCTTGAATTCACAGAATGCTCAGGAAAGGAGAAAATCTTATCTTGAATCATTATTTATTGGTGGATTTATTTTAGATTTAGGTATTGCAGGGTATGGAATCTATTATGGAATCAATACTTCTTCTGCTCCAATCACTTTACTCGGAGTTCTCTGGCTTATGGCTTCAGTATTTGGAATAGAAAAAGGAGAAAAAGAAAAGCATGAATATCTAGGTTGGTTTAAATATAGATTAAATAAAAATGGATGGCTTATAAACTCTTCCTCTGACTGTTCCAATGTTTCAGATTATTACTTTTATGAAAATTTTCGCGAACATAATGGCGTTGGCTGTGAAGCAAATCTGAAAGAGGAATATAATTTATTTTATGATAAGCTTATGAAAGATAGCTATATTGATCCTAAAAAAAGATTAGATTTAATTAAAGTAATAGGGGAACCAATTGTCTTATCAAATCAAGAATCAAATTTTAAGCAACATTGTAAGACATCTCTTTATATTTATTTTGAAAATGGACAATCTGGTTTAAAACATATTTTAAAATAAAAAGAACTCCAAGAAGTTTTAAGAAAGAAGAATTAAAAATGACTTACCAATTAAATTTCAATAGCCAAAGTCCATACTATGGACTATCGAACTAGAATTACATCTGATCAAGGAATTATGTTTGGAAAACCAATCATTTATGCTTTCCAAGGAAGAGCTGATTGCAAGTTAGAATTATCGCCGATGAAAACATTGATGCCTACATTATCGAATCCTTAAGAAATGCGAATTATGAAGTTTTGTCTATTCGTTAAAGCTATAGAGGAATTAAAGATATTGAAATAATCGTTATGGGAAATTTAGTGTTGTAACTAAAAATAAAATTCGGATTAGAGATATTATTGATAGAATACTTTAACTTGTATTTTGAACCGGATGATACAAGAGTAAAATATAAATTAGCCGCTAGAATTTTTTTTATAGTTCTTCTTTTGCTTACAAGTTTTCATTTTTCTTGTAAGAATAAAATTTCTCAATCTGTTAATGGACCTGATTTTTACTTCACAAAAGAGAAAATTTCCCCCGTTTCGTTCAAAACATCTCTCTATGAGAGATAGACAATCCGTTTTTACTTTTAGCTTTTAATTTGTGAGAATAGAATGGGAGACAGTTTTGGGAGAAGTTGGATGCAAATTAGGCGATAGCCGCTAGAAAGAAAAGATAAAAAAATGCTTGAAAGGACATTAGACAATAGCAATAACCTGACCTTAGGACATGAGAGGAATAGTAATGATTAAACCTTTTTTGGATAGTTTAGAATACAATGAAAAAGGCAATTCTGTTACCTTGGTAAAAAAATTCATATAAAAAATCTTTACTCTACTTAGAGGAAGTATTGACTTTAAATCAGAATCTGGCAAAAGTGCAAAGGTCTTCTTTGGCATCCCCCTGGAAGTAATGAATCATGCATAATCAACTTAAACAAATATTCATAAATCTCTCAAATTACCATACTACGGAAGATTCGATTCCCCTTTGTTTAATTCGGTTACCGAGTTAATTCTCTCTTACTAATTATTTATAAAAAATTTACAAGGAAACACATTACAACTAAGTCAATGAAACCAAACTACCCTACTCTACCCCAAAACGTGAACGATCCGAAAGAGAAAGAAAGCCGAGCTTTTCAACTATCGCTTGCAAGAACTCAATACAATTATATGCGATCTTACCTAGATGGAGTTCCACTTTCCGCTGATGTCCCAGATGGTGAAAAATTTTCATTAGAATACGAGGCTAAAGTCTTGGCTGTTTTTTTACCTCTCGCAGACAATTTCAAAAAAGTCGTTCTTGGTTTACTAGAGAAAGAGCTTGAAAATGATTTTACTATAAATGAATTTCACCGAATCAAAGAAAGCTATGAAAAATTAGAAAAAGAAATGAGCCTTAACTTGGTAAAGGACATTAAAAACTTAGAAGGTTTTGTGAAAAGTTTATTAGAACTCCCAAAGGATATTAAAGATTTGATCAATCAAATCACCGGTATTCCTAAAGATATAGCGAAAATGGCGACTGGTTTAGAACAAGTTTTCGGTGATTTTATTAAAGAAGGACCTACTGCATTCTTAAAATCAACCATGTATGATATGCTGCGTGAGACTCATGGAAATAATTATCTCCAGGCTAAATCCATCGATGACTATGAAAATCTTTTTAGTTCTCTTCCAAAACCACTTACCCTGGAAATAGAAGAAAAATCCTGGATGCTTAAAGATAAAAAACCGTGGAAGCAAGATTGGTATTTCTGTCATTTACAAATCGCTGGCTACAATACTACTCTACTACAGGGAATCAGGACTGAAATTACCTCAGAAAAATATACTGTTATTCTTTCCGAATTGCAAAAGAAATTTCCGATAACAGATGATTTTACAGAAAGTTTCCGGCGATTCGGATGTAACGTTAGAAGATGCAGCTCGAAAAAAAAGACTATATGTTTGTGACTATTCAATGTTAGATGGAACATCCGCAATCGAATTTCACGGAGAACAGCGTTACATAACAGCGCCTATTGCTTTATTTTACTGGAATCCTTCACCTCCGAAAGGGTTTCCTCTGAACGGAGCGAGCAGGCTATTGCTATCCAGTTAGGTCAAAAGTTTGATCCTAAGTTACGCCAATTTTACTCAAATAACTCTTCAATGCAGGAATATTGAATCATTATAAATGGGAAATAGCAAAGTACGTTGTAAATGTGGCAAGAACAATTCAACATGAGTCAGTTGCTCATTTAGGAGCGTGTCACTAACGATTGAACCAATGATTGTGGCAGCTCATAGACAATTATCGGAAAATCACCCTATTTTCAAATTACTGATTCCTCATTTTAGATTTACAATCCAAATCAATGACTCAGCGCTTCATAGCCTTATCATCCCCGGTGGGGGGTCATAAGCAACCAACGTTGGAACAGCCATAGAAGATACACTGAAAATGTGTAGCTAACGCACACGAAATTGGCGCTTCGACGAACATAATCCGGATCTGTTATTCAACGAAAGAGGGGTGGGGTAAATATGGATTCACTTCCAGTTTTCCTTTCCGTGATGACACATTGCTTCTTTGGAAAGCTATTAAAATTTTTGTTTCAGTGCATACCTGAAAACCTACTACCAGGGCGACAAGGCAAGGTCAGTTGATGACAGAGCTTCGGGCTGGATCAATGAAATGGTTTTCTCCCAAATACGCTGGCTTTAAAGATGGATAAACCCAAAAACAGATGATCTAAATCAACCTTCATAAAATAGACAGTCTTGACCATCTTATTCAATTATTTCTCAAATCACCTCCATATAAATGGTCCCAACATGCTTCTGTGAATTATGCTCGTATCCGCTAATGGCCCACTCTCCTAGTGTAGACAGAGAACTATTTTAATCCGATGCCTACCAAACGCGAAGATATTGAATCGAAACTAAAATGATAGAATGGTATCCACCACCTGATGTTCCCCTTATAGTGTTTCCTTTGAATATCTTTTTTGAGTGGAGTTCAATTTGATACATTCGGACATTATAATTCTGATCCAAAAAAATTCCTTACTTTAACGATCCTTGTTTAGATTTTGTCCTAGATTTTCAAGGGAATTAGCTCAGATAGAAATCCGTTATACGAAAAAGAAAAAATAACGACCCATGCCTTATTTATTTCAGGATACTTCGATGATTCCAAACAGTATCAGTATATAAATATAAGAGTGAGGAAAATCAATTTTTTCAAATTAAAATTACTGATAAGTTTTTTTAATTTGAGAAATTTCAATGACAAAAATTTACATTTAGCATTAAAATTAGGAGAATATAAATGGCAGAAAGCAGAGAGTTGTCAAAAAAAATTTACAAATCCAAAGATCTAGCATGGGAATATACACGCTTCGGAATTCAAGATTATCGTAAGGTAGATTTATTTTACCTGAGGGAATTTATATGGGACCAGCTATTCCACCAGAAACCGAATATAATCCTCTAATATAGATGAATGGAGGAAATGATCAAAGGATTCATGACCGGATTTCCGGATATGGTATATACAAATGTT
Encoded here:
- a CDS encoding PilZ domain-containing protein, with protein sequence MKFFEYLKERRKRIKIPKRILVLSIFLILLPFINLVYLGFSYRIPMSQLHKIPANLSLGSNLILLLPFLIAIGLIRVKKYGWYAFLIYACIVIIQNIYSITQIFNLQNLTTFFRTFFWIAIAIYFSKKDLSAPYFKMYPRGWRGEKRKPVEIKIKITEKEYLTADLSLSGLFVFYPNCPYILNEEIEIELTFNNSSLKILSGIVRIDENGIGIAFRNLNKENRAFLKEFLI
- a CDS encoding nucleotidyltransferase domain-containing protein, yielding MNPILVQTISDYFRDKKINKAYLFGSFAKGLEKDTSDIDILVELSESIGFMKLIQYKLDLEDQLHRKFDLVTPASISPLIFPLIQKDWKLIYERK
- a CDS encoding DUF86 domain-containing protein, producing the protein MEDIESFVTTINREEFLRNRLVHSAVVRQFEIIGEAAGSLSEETQKQYNHVPWRIMKNFRNVLIHQYFGVDYNEVYTVIESELPSLKSDIQWILSNS
- a CDS encoding histidine kinase, yielding MKISDLISKKLNMLGTLFAFTVISIIPFLLLVYFHSYFYRIFDIQSYLIVHNLIEFFSAIVSFSIFGIGWYSYDQSKNQHSLFLSVSFLTIGMIDLMHTLGYLGMPNLITPNSENKSSQFWIVARFLSAVSFLLSAYIYRYRNISFLSRKNLMVFSIIFSFLVFITVTFFQDELPATFIKGIGLTSVKKNSEYLIIFLYILATIVYIKRIWKTNDLSIFFFPFAFILCIIREFIFTTYESVFDTYNLLGHLYKIICTYIIYRAVFVSSVYVPYNELKNEVSEHLLSKEKITKSLKEKETLIRELYHRTKNTLHFIQSLIHLQAHEFNSNNEIKVLVKKTDKRIQSVALVQEMLYKSKDLSNINSREYIEELTGMILKGYHLENDKVILQLELDDQNILLDTAIPFGLIINELMTNTLNYAFPKDQKGVISLHLKNQDGIINFIYSDNGIGLPEAFDFRNQSSLGAKLIHILGEDQMKGNILIESIQGFSFQLNFPLNLYHARV
- a CDS encoding response regulator, which encodes MNNPTKILIVEDEVINAMFIKLQLVKNEFQVCNCVTTGEEAIESSISDMPDVILMDIGLASDMDGVTAAEHIQSKQDIPIIFLSAFKTEAIQERTSQIKPGIFLDKPVDISKLITVLKLLK
- a CDS encoding DUF1554 domain-containing protein, with translation MRCFERNGVKFSSPTNGGDGTDWVFTANTQYFRAGDNAFIGTTTANRIFTLPLTNAFSTAGGFSWTYISIEWVSLEIGFAPPGLKCLEWTSSAGGDSGLIANPDNTGTGVLWNNTSQTCNNSHHLICVQQ
- a CDS encoding antitoxin translates to MTTKLTLSIEKDIIENAKIYAERHSKSLSRLIQDYLESISKTDRDEISRSIPPITKELAGILKGKKQINFREDITSYLEKKYK
- a CDS encoding PIN domain-containing protein; amino-acid sequence: MKPKVYLDTDILMDYLYAREPFFKDSVEIISLIESGKIKGYISSLIIWNLYYLLTKALGEKSGRDKIKKFRSLIDIIAIDGKIIDMGLNSKMKDFEDAIQYYAAKSEGVKYLVTRNKKDYLSQGLTVLTPKELLHTLKEIL